The following is a genomic window from Miscanthus floridulus cultivar M001 chromosome 14, ASM1932011v1, whole genome shotgun sequence.
gttaaaGTCCATGCATAACATGAGTCGAGACTGCTTCGATAGTATGCTGGCAGTTTTTGGGACCCTGCTTCCGGCAGATCACGCGCTGCCGAAGAACATGTACGAGTCAGTGAAGCTCCTTAAAGctcttaagatgccatatgagtagATACACACTTGTGAGAACAGGTGCGTcctctttaggaaagaacacgcggaagcaaagtactgtccaaagtgtaagtcctctaggtatgtggaggtagaatctAGTGATGGGCAGAAGAAGCAGCTTggaatccccatgaaagtcctacggtaccttccgttcataccgagactccaacggctattcatgagcgaggagtccgtgaaacagatgacatggcacaaaaatggcatccgatacaatcctgacaagatggtacatccatcagatggtgaagcatggcaaaCATTTGATGGCATTTATGCTgacaaagctctagaggctcgtaatgtgcgtgttgcgtttgcaacagatgggttcaatccttttggaatgatggcggccccatacacttgttggccaatcttcgctatccccctcaatctccccctcggcgtccttcttcaatgtcagaacatattcttgtcgctgATAATTCCTGGTCACCCGAGGAaacatatgggtgtgttcatggagcctttgaTTGATGAGTTGATCAGTGCATGGGATCatggggtactgacatacgatcatgctacaaagaggaacttcacaatgcatgtttggtaccactacttgATGCATGACTTTCTGGCTTATGGTctattcagcgcctggtgtgtccacgggaagtttcCATACCCGGTATGCAAGGCAGCTCTGCAGTTCATTAGGttgaagagtggtggcaagttttcctcattcgacaaacatcgacaattcctcccttttgaccatgcattcagacgagacattagaactttacgaaaggtgtcgtagtgacagaccctgaACCGCAGAAGATGACTGGCACCGAGGTTCTTGCTCAGATAGATGGTCTTGTCGCCAAGGAAGACGGAGTTGGTTTCGTGGGGTATGGTgttcaacatatgtggactcataagtcaggcttggagaggcttccctattttaagCACCTGGCcctgccacataatattgatgtaatgcacactgagaagaatgtcgccgaagctctctgggcaacactcatggacactgacaagtcaaaggacaatccTAAGGCTAGAGCAGACCTAGCAAGGCTATGCGATAGACCACACCTAGAGATGCGACCACCAAGAgccggcaagacatggagaaggcctaggggcgattacgtcttggaaaagaagcacaggacAGTTGTAGTCCAATGGATCAAGGACTTAATGTTTCTTGATGGGTTTGCAGCGAATCTTAAGAGGGGGGCCAACCCATCTactggccgagtcttagggatgaagagtcacgacttccacatatggattgagcgccttctttcgtcgatggttcgaggcttcgtccctgagcatgtctgggtcgtgctggcagagttgagctatttcttccgccagctttgtgccaaggaatTATCTCGAAACGTGGTGGCTGACTTGGAAAAAAGAGCCCCTGAGTtgatctgtaagttggagaagatatttccacctggcttcttcctgtcgatgcagcatttgattgtgcacctcccgtacgaggcatgaatggggggcccgtgcagaatcgctggtgctatccaatcgagagatgtctaaagactattcgcaagaaatgtggaaataaagctagaattgaggcttccatggcAGAGGCGTTCATTaacgaggaggtgtcaaacttcacaacaacatactataagggcaaccttcctagcgtgcataatcgacCGGCTCGTTACAATGAGGACGAAAATAAATCTACCCTCAGCCTTTTGAAAGGGTCACTCGGAAGAGCGAGTGCATTGAGCCCAAAGACCTTGggcaatgaagagtggcgcagtatcatgctatatttgTTGGCCAACCTAGATGAAGTGGCGCCGTATatcgagtaagttctcaacgaacttgttacttacaccgtcactattctgcatccaaccccgtcATGTTTCTTGTCTACACAGGGAATTTGTTAATCTattctggcgtcaatcaaggCGACCTCACCCTCATGAAGTTGATACCATTCTTAAGGAGcgggatttcatttcttggttccaaAAGAAGGTACCGTCCAACTTCCCCCTTGTTTCTTGATTTCAAGTTGGTCGTTTGTGTGAATAACATAACGCTCTAGCCAGACTTTGCAGTGCTACAGGGGTGCGTCTATAAGTGCCGAATTGcgacaggttgccgatggcttcaACTTTAGGGTCATGTCATGTAAcgtttatgacatcaatgggtatctctttcacacaacaagctacgagtaGAGTCGGCCGCATCGAAGgaccacaaataccggagttaTGATGCCCGGAACTGATGGCAAGGACTATTATGGGAtacttgaagaaatatacgaactccagTTTCGTGGAGCTGAACCTTTtagtcctgtcatattcaaatgtcgGTGGTTTGATCTTGAGGTATCGAGACAgtaccctcatcttgggctagtcgagactcGATAGGATTCCGTCTATGAAGGTGATGATGTATGGATTGTGGCCACACAAGCCAAGCAAGTCTATTATAGTCCATATGCTTGCCAAACCGAGGAAAACCTTAAGGGTTGGTATGTTGTTCACACAATATCGCCGCACGGTAGACTACctctcccaaacgatgaagattacaacttgaacccagaaacacatgatggagagttctatcaacacgaagaggggctacaagggagctttgagatagacttaaccgggcTAGTCGAAATGGAGACAGACATCGAAAGGGTTGTGGACGAGGACTCTAGAGATGAGGTGGAAAATCCAAAGGACATAGTGTTCCTTGACCGATTACACTTAggtgttgatagtgatgatgaggagaCGGATGAAGATTTGGACATGGTTGATAGCGATGACAATATGTACAATCCAGCCAATCCCGATCGTGGAGAtcgtttctaatacatgtaatattatctgtttttgtaattatattcattttgcatgtaattatcttcattttgcatctctttctaattaTGTATCGTTTATATATGCTAATTGTTTTGTTCTTTTTTAATGCAGGAGATGCCACCCAGGAGGTCCGTCCAGTCTCTTTACGCCAGCTAGGAGGAGCCGGAGGCGTCGGTTCAGCCTCCGGAGCCAGTGCCGAGGCGGAGGAGCCGTTGGCGTCCGAGCAGGACGCAGCCGACTACCCCTCCGGCCGTGGAGGAGCCTGCGGCCGTGGAGGAGCTTGCCGCCGTGATGGAGCATGCGGATGCAGGgggtcctcctccacctcaggggATGAGGCGACTGCAGGGGACGAGGCGACTGCAGGGGATCCACTTCCTCTGGTGTGTCGACGGTGTACTTGTGTGGTCCCGCGAAGCTCCCGCGTCGACCAATACCTGAAGCGGCCCGCCCGCTGATCACACCCTATGGGGATAGGTAAGTAACTTAAGATGTGGTCGAAACTTCTTCATTTgaaatgttgaaaatcaaaatacaaactaatactttttgtaatcacttgtgcaggaactagaAACTTGTGGAGACTGGAGCCAAGGCACGCAaagtgaatggcatcctaggAGGTATGTGCAGGGAGCACTACCCTGGCCTGGTGGAGGTGAGCCCGGACATGTTCAAGCTGGCCACTCAGTTCGACCACTACGAATTGGCTGCCGATGCCATGGATCATAGTGGCCACAGATACCGGAACAAGGCGGAGCAGGTTGTCAGGGACCTGTCGGTAAGTCTTTCAGGTACACATTGTATTCTTTTAGCCACAGATACATCGTATTCATTGGGCATTCTTCTAATAAGTAATTGACACCTCACGCctttatgcaggatttctttagaattGAGGAGGGCAAGGAGCACAGGGCATACCAGGTGGCGGTCGCTTCTTGTAAGAAGCGCGTCACGGACATGATTCACGACGCGCGTCATCAGGCGCACATTTGGCACTACGCGAAGGTCAAAGGGCGTAGCATCAAAAAGGACAAGGCAAGACAGGTGGTGCTGACCAAGGAGGAGTACCTTGAAGTAAATACGGAACATTACTATTGATTTCTTCTAAGATTAAGTTtccttaatttgatcttctgatatatCGTTTGCTTGATGGCCTGTAGGCGATTCCAAACTGGTGCAATCGGCATCCGGATGCCTGGGAGAGGATTGTGGACATGTGGCTCAGCCAGGACTGGAAGAAGGAGCATGATGAAGCACGCGAGCGCCGTTTGCTGATGCAAGGagtaccacaccatcaaggcagccgcaacctctctGAATTCTCAGAAGCTTGGGTAAGGCGAAACCATTTCTCTAACCTAACACTCAATTCTGCAACAACTCTAACAATGTTATTGTCTTTctcacagtcggcgtcacatggtggccgcccttgtggtcacctcaaggcatatgccttgtcccacttgggcaaggcgacggccgccACCGACTGGACCCCGGAAGTCCCTGTCGAGTCATTCACCAACGCCAGCATTGCCCCTCGCATCTCTGCGTACACAGAGATGGCAAGGTCAGCCCACGGGCCAGACTACGACCCGACCACCAAGGAGCGGCTTGATCCAGAGCTcatgatgagggtggggcaaggcaagaagcacgggcggttcTGGTTTGGCGACGGTGTCCTCGACACGACCTCTGTTCCTCCGCTACACCAGATCCGAGCAACGAGCACGAGCTCAATGCCGGCCATACGCCAGCACCCAACCGTGGTGTCGACACTCCAGGTAAGTGTTCTCTTCCATTcctagttctttgacttttacataccttagctCCGCAATCTTGAAACATTGGCGTCAAATGTTGCAGGCACAGCTACAAgcgatggaggccgagcgggagcagCAGCGGCAGAGGCTGGCAGCTTTGAAGGTCGAGCGGGAGCTCGAGCGGCAGAGGCTGGCAGCTTTAGAGGCCAAGCAGGAGCAGGATCAGCGGCAACTGGCAGAGGTGCTCTCCTACGTGCGGGGTCTTGCGATGACCCAAGGTGGAACGGTCCCACAGTTCCTGCTCGGTCAGCTGCAGGCTACACCTCCACCTCAGCTTgattctactccggtgagtatgacaAATATTTTAGTTTCTCTAAAtgtcaaacctagtgaaacctagtaaaacctagtgaaacctagtgctagtggtgatggtggtgggtggtggtggcggcgtggttggtggtggtggtggcgtggtcgtggtggtggctgcgtggttggtggaggtggtggcatgGTGGTGTGGTTGTTGTTGTTGGTAGTACTGGGTGTGgttgtggtggcgtggtggtggcgtggtggtggtggtggtggtggcgtggtggtggcatggtggtggtggtggtggtggcggcgtggtggtgtgcttgttggtggtggtagtagtagtgtggtggtggcgtggtggtggtggtggtggtgtggtcgtgggtGGTGGTGtcgcgtggttggtggtggtggtggtggtgtggtcgtggtggtaaaAAGTACATGTAGTGCTTGGTTATCTATTTATGTTGTCTAACACGTTCTGCATCTTCTTTGTTTGAGTAGCGTCAGTCGGCGGCGTCGAACGACCCTAACCTTCTCCTCGTCAACTCCCCAGGATCGCACGCGGCGCCTTCTCAGCCCGGACCGTCGCCGTGCCCAGTTTGGCGCCTCCTATGCCTCTTGTTTATGTTGCTTGTCGAACTTTACACTTGTGGTTGTCTATGTGTCGAGATTTGTTTGTGACTTCGAACTTCGAGACttctatgtgatgtggatgtgaattatgtgatgtggatgtggttattgatatgtggatgtgcttattgtgatgtggatgtcatatatatgtcatatatatgtttatttgttgactggaaatgtaaaaaacaaaaaaaaattaaaactagctgtggctttgccgagggctatggtcatgccctcggcaaagctgggaattctggaACACACAgaatcccagctttgccgagcgcatgaccatagcgctcggcaaagaggaagcctTTGCCAAGAGCTGAGCCATAGCTCTCGGCAAAAAAATGTCTAAAAAAATTgtcaatattctttgccgagagctcttctgacagacgctcggcaaagttttttgaaaaaaaaattcagaaattctttgccgagagcttgctaaggctctcggcaaagatcaACTTTACCGTGACCTCTCGCCGTCACGGCGAAATTTTTTGCCAACGGCCGGCTAACCCTCGGCAAATCCGttgccgagagcccgagatgcggctctcggcaaagtagcctttgccgtgaggtactgtgccgaccggcCTTTGCTGAGAGCAACTCTCGGCAAAacatttgccgagggcaaaggcttctttgccgagcgtatccggccctcggcaaagaacctcgttCCAGTTGTGCTTGGTCCGACTTCGTGGGCGAGGACGACGACTAGCATCGTCCACGTGTGTGGTAAGGAGCTAGAGCTATTCCGCCGGGTCCATGGCAGCGGCGAGTGGGTGCTGGAGCACAACATCGCCAACTTGTCGGAGGCGACACGCAGCCTCTCATCCTGCCTGGAGTACAACAGTGAATGTCGATGGTCGACGGTATCGGATGCGGATGGGCAGCTCGACCTTGGAGAACGACAAGCTGGCGTTGTCGAGGGCTATGACGTTACCCGTCTGCAAGCCCACATAGAGACATCCGTCGATGCGGCCAGCGAGCTGCCCCAAGCAGCCGGTGGCAGCGTCCGCCCTGTAACGCTGTCGCCATAAGCGTAAGCCTTTGGCAGCGGCGGCGAAGTGTAGATCGCGTGGTGTTGGCGTGTCAATGGGTCGTAGACGATGAGGCTTGGCGCAGAACGGCTCCCAATCATTATGCGGAGAAGGATGAGGCCACCGTGGCAGTCGACGACCTGCCAGCCCCAACGTGACTTCTGGAGAAGGTGGTCGTCGACGAAGCGGCTGCCGTCGATGGGCGCTCGCGGAGGTGAGGAAGGCACAAACCGGTGGTCGCAACAGGAAAGGTTGTGTTACTGGCCGACGATGGTGGGCGGGTGCAGCGAGCTGTTGAGGCGGAGGAAGGCGCGGCCTTGGTCGGCGTTGTCACCCTCACCGGTGACGACATGGCGCCACCGATTGTAGGCGCACGACGCGCGGATGAGCCAGAGCGGGGAGTCGAGGCGGAGGAGGATCTACCAGAGTAGGTCGTCCGAGAGGTCATGGATGCTCCTCGCATCCTCGGCCACCACCGCCTTCCGATCCTTGCGCCGTCGCCGCTCCAGCTCCATGGGCGGCGCGGCGTGCCGTGGAGGATCGGAAACCCTAACGTCACTGCGAGACCGGCGGCATAAACCGGGCTAATATGCAGCCACGACCGCGACGAATTTCAGATCCTACTCAATGTTTTAAATCTCCCGCTATAGCTGCTGCTATAGCCCCGCTATAGCCCGATTTAGCCGTGCTATTAGCTGATTTAGAGGTATACCGCTAAACACCGTAACCCGTTATTTAAAACTAGAGTGAAATACACTAGCGGCCCTTTAACTTGTCGGCCTGTGCCAGTCCGGTCCACGAACTTGCAAACGTGGAAAATAAAcccctgaacttgtcaagttgttcACCGCAGGTCCATTTCCCATCCGGCGCGGCCTTCAGgcgacgtggcagcgccagcgTGGCGGACGAAGCACGTGAACCAGCTACTGCACCTATCCCTGCTCCTCGCCGCGCGGGGGCTCCCCGACGACTTCGCGCAGTGCCAGAGCCTCACCTCCAGGAGGCCGCGCTGGACGTGCCCGCACACGAGTCCCCCGCCCTGGACCCGCGCTCCCCTTTCCCGGTGCACGTGCAGCCGCTCTTCGAGGCCTACAGTGCTGGCGCGCGGGCCCCGCTGGCCGCGCTCCTGGCGGAGCTCGCCGCGACCCACCGCCGCGTCGTTGTCCTCCATGACAGCATGGCGGCGTTCGCGGTGGCCGAGGCCACGCGCTTGCCCAGCGTCGAGGCCCTTGGCGTGCTCTGCCTCGCCGCCTCCTACAACATCGGGTGGGCGGACCGAGAGCACGCCCTGCTGCGTCGCCACGGCCTCGTGTTCCACCCGCCTGACGCCTACGCCACCCTGGAGttcgtcgcgctcgccaggcggATGGGGCAGGAGCGCCGGCGCGCGCCCGGCGCCGGCATGGTCGTCAACACCTGCCGCGCGCTCAAGGGCGACTTCCTCGACGTGCTCCAGGGGATCCCGTCTTCCGACGGCCGCAGGCTGTTCGCCGTCGGGCCTCTCAGCCCGGTGCTCCTCCCCAGCGCCGGCGTGAGCAGTGGGACTGGCAGCGGGAGCTCGCGGCGGCACGAGTGCCTGGACTGGCTCGACGCGCAGCCGCCGTCGTCGGTGCTGTACGTCTCGTTCGGCACGACGTCGTCGCTGCGCCTAGAGCAGGTGCGCGAGCTGGCCTCTGAGtcactacaagaccggtggaatcGGCCTCTGATTCACTGCATGACCGGCGTATCTCCTTCGTCGTTCCTCTGCAAGTCTACGAATTTGTGGCCGTGCGGCCTGTAAGCCTGGGAGAACAGCAATCTGAACGAAGAAAAAGATGGACGCTTGCATTATTGGTTGAAGAAAGACGCAAGCAAGAGCATATGGAGTTCTCGACAAACCAAAGTTGTAAGCACATGTGAATTTGTTCAATTCGTTGTGTTCTTACCTCTCTACGGCAATGGACGCCGCGGCGTCGTGGTGTCTGATTGGCTGCGGGTGGCGGCAGTTCGCACCTGTATGCGGCCATGCGCTCGTCGGCCCGAGGCATGCACCCGAACGCAGCCATAAGCCATAGCCATGGCCCCTGGCCAGGCCGAAATTGGCAGTGCCCGCGCGTCCGGAGTGTCCACGGTGCCTGCACACAACCTGGCCCGTGTGCGTGCCCGGCGGTTGGTGGCCGGCTACAGCCAGGCCCGCGACGGAGGCTACCCTACGCCTGCGCCTCGCGCGCCACGGCCGGCGGCTCCTGCGCCCGCGGCTGGCAACCCCGCACAGCGTCCTCGGTCCGgcgctcgaggcctcgcgcggCACACACCGGTGGCGACGACATCCATGGCCGAGTTCGGCGCAGGTTGCGGCGGCGTCCGCGACTTGGCGCTGGCGGCCGGATCCACGGTGGCTGTCGCACCCCTTCGGCTCGAAGCAGAGGCGGCTGCACCCGTTCGGCCCATGGCGACGGCACCCGCATGCCTGTCCTGCGGCAACGGCTGTGGCACCCGCTCGCCCGGCCACAGGACAGCGGCTCTGTGTCTACATTGAATCAGAGACCTCCACGCCAGCGTGCTCGTGTGCCCCTGGGAGCGGCGCCACGACATGACCCCCGCGGACGCGATCCGCGACGCCATCGACAGGGTTATGGCCTCGGAGGAAGGCGCCGAGATCCGGCGGCGGGCGGCCGTGCTCGGGGAGGCCGTCCGCGGCGCCGTGGACGAGGGCGGGTCGTCCAGGCGGGACCTGGACGTGCGGCGACTGTGCCACGTTGTGGCATCCGTGCGGCGACTTCGTCCGCCACGCcggcgctgccacgtcgtccgAGGCCGCGCCGGATGGAAAATGGGCCTGCGGTGAACAACTTGATAAGTTCAGGGGCCTATTTTCCGCGTTTGCAAGTTCGTGGACCGGACTGGCACGGACCGACAAGTTAAAGGATTTCGCTCTTAAAACTATGATCCTACTAGGTTTGCTGCTATGTGTCGCTTTCCTGCCCAGCCTATATGTAGGATAGGGATCTCATCTACTACAGCTTCGGTGCTTATAAAACACCTGTGTACCGACTTCCAGAAATATGATATTAGGTATGGATTTATCTAACTATATAATaatgtattatattataataaaataatatatgGAATTTATTCGGAGAAATAGGGataaaaacggatcggatacgaacggattattatatttatttttatatttctatTCGGATTCGGATTTAGACACGGATAGCTATCGGACATATATGAATAGGGATTGTctcggttacggatacgaataatgattATCGAACATaagtttactatgaaaatataattaataaaaaatctaatGAAACTtagttgatatcataaatattattatcttattatataaatttggtcaaacttgagatgctttgactatTCAAAAttcttagaatgacttataatttgagactAAGGAAGTATTATATCGATGAAGTTGAGATTGGATCCGAAAGAGTAAGCAATGGAGTCAACAAGCTTTGCTGTATTGATCTCAGTGTACTTATACAAGCTACAAGCATTGGAACTGCTGGGCGCGAGGTGCAATAAAGTTGAGATTGGATAGGAGAATATGCGTTGTATGTTGTTGATCAGTGTCCACAGGCTGGGTCCTAGTGATGCTTGTCGCATTTGCATCAGTATAGTGTccatgctaacgctacggtaaaaataaaagaacaatatattTCTTGAAAATGAAGTAAATAGTGAGACATATAGATTAAGTTTCCGGTCTAATGTTTTTGGAACCCATGTTGGTACTGGCCTCAGGTCTATTATACATATATTTCTAGCCTATACTCATGGTCTAGCAATGAGGCACTTCTAGTCATCAGAAGATTTTTTTCCCCTCGGTTGCAGGAAGCTCCAATTGAAGCTTCTTGACAGAATCAAAGGCATAACTAAACACATCCCTGGTCAGTCATAGTTTGCGCAATATTAAGGAAAGCACAAATGTACACGCCATGGACCAAAGACCTGCAGCATGGAGAGACGAAGGGGTCAGCTTGAATTTAAGTGAAAGCATCATCTGTTTTTTCAAAGCACAAGAAAACAAACTCAGGGCTCTCTTTCATGATCCTGTAATCTTGAGCAACTCAAGCCAATGGCAGCAGTCAGGAGCAGGAGAGTTTACTTGAATCTTATTCTCAAAATCCTCCACTGATAACTGCATCAAATTAAACTCTGGATTCAATTCAAGCTCAACATGTCTCAAGCTCTATAGATAGTATATACAGATATATAATGACTTCGGCCAACAAATACTTGTCATCAAAGTCGTGCCAAGTCTAGGTGCTCAGTTGAAAAGTGCAGTGATGATAGACATGAAAAATGGTgctctaattttttttattacCCTAAAAGAAGCTACAAAATTGTTCTACTATCATCTCATCACTCCAGGACATGTGAATGGATTTGTAAGAGCAGTCAAGCAGTGCATTAATGGATTTGTAATAGTAGTCAAGCAGTGCATTACCCCCACCAGCGGCAGTTGCCATTGCTGGAGCAACAATAACTTTTGCCTTTCTTAGGATATCAACAGCTTGAGCAGTGTACGACATATCTGAACCTGGCAACATATTTTAATCAGCATACGATAAATATAAAAATTTAAAACAGAAACAGAGGAGGCTCAATGCAAATACCAAATTGAGAATTGCAACAAAGACCAACTGTCAAATAACTTGCACAACTTTGAGGTAAGTAAGTTTGATGCTTCCAAGGAAAGGAAAACGTTTACCAAAAGCAAGAAATAGAATAGCAATTTCCCCAGGAGAGCTGGATCGCCTACTTTCATCTTGAaaaaaactcaagaaagtttgGAAGTAGTACCAAGGTATCCAGCACAGTCTCAACAAATGTATACACCTACATAACACTGGGAAATCAAATTTAAGAGAAATAAATAACAAGAAATAAGGTATTTAAACACACAAATAGAGAACATCACATAGGAGAGGTAAAAGGTAAATTAAAATACAATCATGTCTCTTTTTTTGTTCTATAAGTAGATGCCTGGACTCAACTTTTAGGGCTGTTTGTTACTGGTTAGCATTTGCAGGCTCCGTATTGCTTGAACCAAAAAAAAACTGAACAATTGGTGGCCCCAATATCAGGAAAATGAAGACAAGAAATTCATAACCCCAGTTACTTCAGTACTTATCAAACACTGCAAGTTGACAATTTTTTTCAAACATATGTATTCCTACCTGTTAGTCCCTCGGCTCCCTGCACTGGTAAAcagtaagcttaccagcacactcactcactatggctagacgtagaagaagatattgagaacaactcacacacacagcacaagcccgGCCAAAAGCTCTGCTTCTGgatgtggcaaactgaactgATTTGCTGTATTACCTTTGGAtagaatatatacaactctagctaTACCTctctaccaggtacatagttgtcggtgagtacaccaactacctactaccggagtacaagagtacaccaactacctactcctaaggtacagagtacaccaactacctactcctaaggtacaaggGTACACCAACTaactactcctaaggtacaaagCTTAGCTCAGTCATCTCCACTCTACATGGCTGAAGTAAACCACTACTACTATGGCCTACTGCCTTACTAGCTACAGGAGTTGGTCAGCAGAGCCGATCAGTCTCCAACTCCCAACAACCGACCATTCTCCAACAATGGagaaacgggggggggggggtttagcagattatgtcttataattcttcccctaatcctgctgctaaccagATGCCTTAacctcatccatgccaatcatcttcctcagctccatAAACCGCACATGCGcccgagtgacttggtgaggatgtcagcgagctgtctgccggtctcgacgaactcgatgacgatttgccctccatcgatgcagtcccggaggaagtggaacttgatgtcaaTGTGCTTGCTCTGATCGTGGAGGACAGGGTTcttggcgagggcgatggcgggctagttgtccaccattagagctggcgggtgagcttcctcgccggtcagctcgcccagcagccggcgcagccagacAGCCTGGCACGCCGCCGTGGCCGCTGCGACGTACTCCGCCTCACACATCGACAACACCATGATATTTTGCTTCAGCGACTGCCAAGCAATGGTGGCCGCTCCAAAGAAGACGAGCATGCTGGAGGTGCTCCGTCGCCCATCAATGTCACCTGTCATGTCCGCATCGCTGAAGGCAGTGAGCTCTGActcaccttcctttgccttgggGGTGCCTCACTGAACACCATGAGCCACAACCCACCCTTGCCGCCACTCTTGGGGGAGATGATAGCTTGATCgagcgtccccttgacgtagcgcagcaacCTTTTCCCTACCGACCAGTGATCTTTGCGCGGGTCCTCCATGAAACGGCTGACGTACCCAACCATGAACGCAATGTCCGGTCGGGTATGAGTGAGGTAGCGCagcccgccgacgatgctcctGTAGCGCGTCGTGTCCACCTTCACAGCAGTGCTGTCCTt
Proteins encoded in this region:
- the LOC136504073 gene encoding uncharacterized mitochondrial protein AtMg00810-like; this encodes MAVHFKMSNLGVLSYYLDIKVRQGKQSISLGQCAYVEKLLERGGMAECKPCATPMEERLKLSKDSTAVKVDTTRYRSIVGGLRYLTHTRPDIAFMVGYVSRFMEDPRKDHWSVGKRLLRYVKGTLDQAIISPKSGGKGGLWLMVFSEAPPRQRKVSQSSLPSAMRT